In the Corynebacterium kroppenstedtii genome, one interval contains:
- a CDS encoding PepSY-associated TM helix domain-containing protein produces the protein MTLTTQSDFHPEQQSENHDDVNSGQRRRRRGARFPHRGGSVRAMIHRIHFYAGVFVGPFILIAAVTGLLYAAAPSIESIVDHDKMYVPASDVHSHQRVEVKDQIRTAAERHPDLTFSGVQIRNDDRATTRVLFNDPSLPSKSYRRVVMVNPYTGEVVGDTVQFGSSSSLRFREWTDRAHRNLFLGEPGRIYAETAAAWLGVLTVSGLVMWWRKVYDKNKKKRATESESHSSSKPLTGRPKSMRRHAIIGTWACLGMLFLTATGLTWSKYAGAQIADWRVQLNWAKPTPDTTVSQSVDSPEASMDHSHHGGHGDHSGHGGMSSDSPALTPHDSVVEAQNHVDTVMSSAKQAGIKASFEATAPVAPGEAWTVTDLRVPWYFSHDSVSVDGETGRVVDTVWFKDWPFAAKLAEWGIQLHMGILFGIVSQVALGALAIMICIIVVRGYMMWWQRRPTRNRNGFRSNFGRAPRRGAWRSSSIIGFAVAAILLIGYGLLAPLFAISALAFLALDIVIGFVMRWKGRGARDSSSKDTSFAEVNA, from the coding sequence GTGACCCTGACTACACAAAGCGATTTTCATCCCGAACAGCAGAGTGAAAACCACGACGACGTGAATAGCGGCCAGCGTCGCCGCCGTCGCGGAGCGCGCTTCCCGCATCGAGGCGGCAGCGTGCGGGCCATGATTCATCGGATCCACTTCTACGCCGGCGTTTTTGTGGGCCCTTTCATTCTCATTGCAGCCGTCACCGGCTTGCTGTATGCAGCCGCACCAAGCATTGAGTCCATCGTCGACCACGACAAGATGTACGTCCCGGCCTCTGATGTGCATAGTCATCAGCGCGTAGAGGTTAAAGACCAAATACGCACCGCAGCGGAGCGGCACCCTGACCTCACCTTCAGCGGGGTACAGATTCGCAATGACGACCGTGCCACCACCCGCGTCCTTTTCAATGACCCCTCTTTGCCCTCGAAGAGCTACCGCCGAGTGGTCATGGTCAATCCTTATACCGGGGAGGTCGTTGGTGACACCGTCCAGTTTGGCAGTTCTTCCTCCCTCCGCTTCCGCGAATGGACTGACCGGGCGCACCGCAATCTCTTCTTGGGGGAGCCAGGGCGTATTTACGCTGAAACCGCAGCTGCATGGTTGGGCGTGTTGACTGTCTCTGGGCTCGTCATGTGGTGGCGAAAAGTTTATGACAAGAACAAGAAAAAGCGCGCTACGGAGTCAGAATCTCACTCATCGTCGAAACCGTTAACCGGACGCCCGAAGAGTATGCGTCGGCACGCGATCATCGGAACGTGGGCCTGCCTGGGAATGCTATTCCTCACAGCCACAGGTTTGACCTGGTCAAAGTACGCAGGCGCACAAATTGCGGACTGGCGAGTCCAGCTCAACTGGGCCAAACCCACCCCCGACACCACCGTCTCGCAGAGCGTCGATTCCCCTGAGGCTTCCATGGATCACAGCCACCACGGAGGACATGGCGACCACAGTGGCCACGGCGGCATGAGTTCTGACTCACCCGCGCTAACGCCACATGACTCGGTAGTTGAAGCACAAAACCACGTAGATACGGTCATGTCGTCAGCGAAACAGGCTGGGATCAAGGCCAGCTTCGAGGCGACGGCTCCTGTCGCACCGGGCGAAGCCTGGACCGTCACTGACCTGCGAGTCCCGTGGTACTTCAGCCATGATTCCGTCTCTGTCGATGGGGAAACAGGGCGTGTTGTCGATACCGTGTGGTTTAAAGACTGGCCCTTCGCAGCGAAACTGGCCGAGTGGGGGATTCAGCTCCACATGGGCATCCTCTTCGGGATCGTGAGCCAGGTCGCGCTGGGAGCTCTAGCCATCATGATCTGCATTATTGTCGTCCGTGGCTACATGATGTGGTGGCAGCGACGCCCAACGCGGAACCGGAACGGTTTCCGGTCGAACTTCGGACGGGCACCCCGCCGAGGTGCATGGAGAAGCTCCTCGATCATCGGGTTCGCGGTAGCGGCGATTCTGCTCATCGGGTACGGCCTGTTAGCCCCGCTCTTCGCGATCAGTGCTCTTGCTTTTCTTGCCCTGGATATCGTGATCGGGTTCGTGATGCGGTGGAAAGGCCGAGGCGCCCGCGACAGCTCGTCGAAAGATACCTCTTTCGCAGAGGTAAACGCCTAG
- a CDS encoding 3'(2'),5'-bisphosphate nucleotidase CysQ codes for MSAYVDDATLALRLATGTSEILKGVRSVGLLEGPGLGAAGDDLAQTWIERVLSRHRPDDGFLSEEAADNLERLKKNRVWIVDPLDGTKEFAGGRQDWAIHVALVENGIPTHAAVGLPDAGQVFHTGSAKAVMGPRANKIVVSHNRQPEVAQVIADKLDSEVVRMGSAGAKAMHVLLGDYDAYVHAGGQYEWDSAAPIGVCTAAGLHCSRLDGSPLRYNNEDVYLPDVVICRPELKDTILEAAAEFKKEHGHY; via the coding sequence GTGAGTGCTTACGTTGACGATGCCACCCTTGCCCTGCGCCTTGCGACGGGAACTAGTGAGATCTTGAAAGGCGTCCGTTCCGTCGGTTTGCTTGAAGGACCTGGCCTCGGCGCGGCGGGTGATGACTTAGCCCAGACATGGATTGAGCGCGTTTTATCCCGACACCGCCCCGATGATGGGTTTTTGTCAGAGGAAGCCGCCGATAACTTAGAGCGGCTGAAGAAAAACCGCGTGTGGATCGTCGACCCTCTCGACGGCACCAAGGAGTTTGCCGGCGGGCGTCAGGACTGGGCAATCCATGTTGCACTCGTAGAAAACGGGATCCCGACCCATGCCGCTGTCGGGCTTCCCGACGCTGGCCAGGTCTTCCACACTGGTTCAGCAAAGGCTGTGATGGGCCCACGCGCTAACAAGATCGTTGTATCGCACAACCGTCAGCCTGAGGTTGCACAGGTCATTGCCGACAAACTCGACAGTGAGGTTGTTCGCATGGGTTCTGCGGGTGCAAAAGCCATGCATGTGTTGCTCGGTGACTATGACGCCTATGTCCATGCTGGGGGCCAGTATGAGTGGGACTCTGCAGCCCCGATCGGTGTGTGCACGGCCGCAGGCTTGCACTGTTCTCGTCTCGATGGTTCGCCTTTGCGCTACAACAACGAGGATGTCTACCTCCCCGATGTCGTTATTTGCCGCCCGGAACTGAAGGACACAATCTTGGAGGCTGCCGCCGAGTTCAAGAAAGAGCACGGACACTACTAG
- a CDS encoding thymidylate synthase, whose protein sequence is MTDMSASESTDIPTPYEDLLREILYKGNHRDDRTGTGTRSLFGKQMRFDLSECFPLITTKKVFMRGLSEELFWFLRGESNIRSLREKNVHIWDEWADEDGNLGPIYGVQWRSWPTPDGDTIDQISQALDMIKNNPTSRRIIVSAWNVADVPSMALPPCHLLFQFYVADGKLSCQLYQRSADMFLGVPFNIASYSLLTHMMAQQAGLDVGEFIWTGGDCHIYDNHRDQVDLQLSRDPRPYPTLSLTKAADLFSYTWDDVDILNYNPHPAIKAPVAV, encoded by the coding sequence ATGACTGACATGTCCGCGAGCGAGAGTACTGATATTCCGACGCCATATGAAGATCTCCTCCGTGAGATTCTGTACAAAGGCAACCACCGGGATGACCGCACAGGCACAGGAACGAGGAGTCTCTTCGGGAAACAGATGCGGTTCGATCTGTCAGAGTGCTTCCCTCTTATTACTACGAAGAAAGTGTTCATGCGTGGACTCTCGGAGGAGCTGTTTTGGTTCCTCCGGGGTGAATCCAACATTCGCTCGTTACGCGAAAAAAATGTCCACATTTGGGACGAGTGGGCCGATGAGGACGGGAACCTCGGGCCGATTTATGGGGTGCAGTGGCGGTCATGGCCAACGCCCGACGGCGACACCATTGACCAAATTTCTCAAGCTCTGGACATGATTAAGAACAACCCGACGTCCCGACGGATTATCGTATCCGCCTGGAATGTTGCAGATGTTCCATCCATGGCGCTGCCACCCTGCCATCTTCTTTTCCAGTTTTATGTCGCTGACGGGAAGTTGTCTTGTCAGCTGTATCAACGCAGCGCCGATATGTTTTTGGGTGTTCCATTCAATATCGCGTCCTATTCACTCCTGACCCATATGATGGCCCAACAGGCAGGGCTTGATGTCGGGGAGTTCATTTGGACCGGCGGCGATTGCCACATTTACGATAACCACCGCGACCAGGTTGATCTTCAGTTATCCCGGGATCCGCGCCCCTATCCGACGCTATCGTTAACCAAGGCTGCGGATTTATTCTCGTACACGTGGGACGATGTCGATATCCTGAACTACAACCCGCACCCAGCTATCAAAGCGCCGGTAGCGGTGTAG
- a CDS encoding dihydrofolate reductase — protein MSTSSSTGVHSPTPGHASPSPRRTVEPEQPLIGVIWASDRDGVIGDGTRMPWHVPEDMAHFKQLTWGVPVIMGSATWTSIPSRFTPLPGRTNIVLSRRWSDEDTPEGVILHHSLEAAIKDIPHPVFTRRVAPENVDAWVIGGGEVYREALTRPEVRLAVLTEIDAAVGHYFDHPVTARLSSEWVPASRSEWKTSHNGTIIGDGGEVSGSLSLRYRFCYFSK, from the coding sequence ATGTCTACTTCATCATCCACGGGTGTTCACTCGCCGACGCCTGGCCACGCTTCCCCGTCCCCGCGTCGAACAGTAGAACCGGAACAGCCGCTCATCGGGGTTATTTGGGCCTCCGACCGAGACGGCGTCATTGGCGACGGCACCCGGATGCCGTGGCACGTGCCCGAGGACATGGCGCACTTTAAGCAGTTGACGTGGGGAGTACCCGTCATCATGGGCAGTGCAACGTGGACGAGCATTCCCTCGCGCTTTACACCGCTGCCTGGGCGTACCAACATCGTGCTGTCCCGCCGCTGGAGTGACGAGGACACACCCGAGGGCGTCATCCTTCACCATTCCTTGGAAGCCGCGATTAAGGATATTCCCCACCCGGTTTTCACCCGACGCGTCGCACCGGAAAATGTGGATGCTTGGGTCATTGGCGGGGGCGAAGTCTACCGGGAGGCCCTCACGCGCCCAGAGGTTCGGCTAGCCGTCCTCACGGAAATCGACGCAGCTGTCGGGCACTACTTTGACCATCCCGTTACTGCCCGATTGTCGTCAGAATGGGTTCCGGCGTCGCGAAGTGAGTGGAAAACATCCCACAATGGGACGATCATCGGTGACGGTGGCGAGGTGAGCGGCTCGTTGTCGCTTCGCTATCGGTTCTGCTATTTCAGCAAGTAA
- a CDS encoding mycoredoxin: MSEVIQKNNPSGNETAATIYYATWCPFCKKLIENLDRTETPYSLIDIDQSEEAGQWVESVNDGNRVVPTVKFSDDTTATNPPAGDVRRKVEELSS; the protein is encoded by the coding sequence ATGAGTGAAGTTATCCAGAAAAACAACCCATCCGGAAACGAAACCGCAGCCACGATCTATTACGCAACGTGGTGCCCGTTTTGCAAGAAACTCATAGAGAATCTGGATCGTACCGAAACGCCTTATTCTCTTATCGACATTGACCAGTCAGAAGAGGCCGGTCAGTGGGTAGAAAGCGTCAATGACGGTAACCGTGTTGTTCCGACTGTGAAGTTTTCCGACGATACTACCGCGACGAATCCGCCGGCGGGTGACGTGCGTCGCAAAGTTGAAGAACTTTCTTCCTAA
- the cobF gene encoding precorrin-6A synthase (deacetylating), whose amino-acid sequence MRLLRVIGMGAGSPGHISHDAVAALASSDAVVAVDKGDTKADLLELRRRILAVHAPDLPLLTVDDPPRDRHPAGTPEYHREVQRWHQERARLLADTITSSLSDGQTAAFLVWGDPSLYDSTLRIIERMQNLGLECRTEVYPGITAVQALTSAHRILINRIGEPITVTTGRQLQKTLDAPDTPSRIKAVANTVVMLDGKTTWTHPGLDRDHTYMWWGAYVSTDKQVLRKGWVGDIAEDVAQTKAQLRAQHGWIMDTYLLRYFDPDGEDQPETLMT is encoded by the coding sequence ATGCGTTTACTTCGTGTCATTGGTATGGGAGCAGGAAGCCCGGGGCATATTAGCCACGACGCTGTTGCGGCCTTGGCTTCCTCAGATGCCGTCGTCGCCGTGGATAAAGGGGACACGAAGGCGGATCTCCTCGAGCTGCGACGTCGTATATTGGCTGTTCACGCGCCAGATCTTCCGTTACTCACTGTCGACGACCCGCCGCGTGACCGCCACCCGGCAGGTACTCCGGAGTATCACCGGGAGGTTCAGCGCTGGCATCAGGAGCGCGCCCGCCTGCTGGCCGATACAATCACGTCCTCGCTGAGCGACGGACAAACGGCGGCATTTTTAGTGTGGGGCGACCCATCGCTGTACGACTCCACTCTGCGCATTATCGAGCGGATGCAGAACCTAGGGTTGGAGTGCCGTACCGAGGTATACCCCGGCATTACTGCTGTTCAGGCCCTCACGTCGGCACACCGTATTCTCATTAACCGGATTGGCGAGCCGATCACTGTCACAACAGGTCGACAGCTACAGAAAACCCTGGATGCTCCCGATACACCGTCGAGAATCAAGGCGGTGGCGAACACTGTGGTCATGCTCGACGGCAAGACCACGTGGACCCATCCCGGCCTTGACCGCGACCACACCTACATGTGGTGGGGTGCGTATGTCAGTACGGATAAGCAGGTACTGCGTAAAGGATGGGTTGGTGACATCGCCGAGGATGTTGCCCAGACTAAAGCTCAACTGCGTGCACAACACGGCTGGATAATGGATACGTACCTTTTGCGGTACTTCGACCCGGACGGCGAAGACCAGCCAGAAACGCTCATGACGTAG
- a CDS encoding SRPBCC family protein, with translation MTPTNNPDDNASSAVDTSMFNPDDFRRRVSVTINATPDDVYNVVSDISRTGDWSPVCKATWWKERDDGTTPSEPEVGAWFVGHNETPQRTWETESVVTAAERPKIFAWAVNGGVVEWGYEIEPAADGGSTLTETWEVTQEGFRFFINKYGDDAVAELNERRDAALKGIPATVQTIKSIMENEVEHDAS, from the coding sequence ATGACTCCTACAAACAATCCTGACGACAACGCATCCTCCGCCGTCGATACGAGCATGTTTAATCCCGACGATTTTCGCCGACGAGTATCTGTCACCATTAATGCCACTCCCGACGACGTGTACAACGTCGTGTCGGATATTTCACGTACGGGCGATTGGTCTCCGGTGTGCAAAGCTACGTGGTGGAAAGAGCGTGACGACGGCACGACACCATCAGAACCCGAGGTAGGCGCATGGTTTGTCGGCCATAATGAAACACCACAGCGCACCTGGGAAACGGAGTCCGTCGTGACTGCAGCCGAACGGCCCAAGATTTTTGCGTGGGCCGTGAACGGAGGCGTCGTGGAATGGGGTTATGAAATCGAACCTGCCGCAGATGGCGGGTCCACCTTGACGGAGACCTGGGAAGTTACTCAAGAAGGCTTTCGGTTCTTCATCAACAAGTACGGCGACGATGCCGTCGCAGAGCTCAACGAGCGACGTGATGCTGCATTGAAAGGCATTCCTGCAACCGTGCAGACGATCAAATCCATAATGGAAAACGAGGTGGAACACGACGCGAGCTAG
- a CDS encoding heparan-alpha-glucosaminide N-acetyltransferase domain-containing protein: MKQSIHPIEQLRGSVQSPRLPGIDVARALAILGMIAAHVAAGPSSVSIMDPSTYPALVHGRPAVLFALLAGVSISLMTGRGERPTSVNGVQGIRLKLIGRALAIFLIGLVLEQLGTGISIILTFYGVLYAVALPFVWAKTRTLIIVGTCLGVVGPSLLAIIQYLLPKGNASPTIGLVLGGVYPLPVFWGILLLGMVLGRLHLQSTRALAGLVAVGVCASAIGYGVGSMWGNDEEPKNGWINQDDRNGTSQPDWSAVISKLKKQKAQQSDGVQPKDQTAQSSGGSASDEGIESRWGQYWDALDSTKELKDSLKRSLVDSAPHSGGTAEFVGSGGFALIVVALCQLIVSRARRWFIPIAVTGAMPLTIYTAHVIIVFAVGGPAGTVVSNPLYWSLVIGSIVFANVWMAFFGRGPLERFPRWLGNKAATQ; encoded by the coding sequence ATGAAACAATCTATTCACCCCATTGAACAATTGAGGGGGAGCGTTCAATCGCCACGGCTGCCGGGTATAGATGTTGCTCGGGCGTTGGCGATTCTTGGGATGATCGCAGCTCATGTTGCCGCAGGTCCATCGTCGGTGAGCATTATGGACCCATCGACGTATCCGGCCCTTGTCCACGGGCGGCCAGCCGTGTTATTCGCGTTGTTAGCTGGTGTGTCTATCAGCTTGATGACGGGGCGAGGTGAGCGTCCAACGTCGGTGAACGGCGTGCAGGGAATACGGCTAAAACTCATTGGACGAGCTTTAGCTATCTTCCTGATCGGCCTTGTTCTAGAGCAGCTTGGTACTGGAATTTCGATCATATTGACTTTTTATGGGGTTCTGTATGCCGTGGCCTTACCCTTTGTGTGGGCAAAGACACGAACACTGATCATTGTGGGCACCTGCCTGGGGGTTGTCGGACCCTCTTTGCTGGCAATTATCCAGTATCTCTTGCCTAAAGGAAACGCCAGCCCAACAATCGGATTGGTATTGGGCGGAGTGTATCCGCTGCCTGTGTTCTGGGGCATTCTTCTGTTGGGGATGGTGCTGGGGCGGCTTCACCTGCAGAGCACACGAGCGTTGGCCGGCCTCGTTGCTGTCGGGGTCTGTGCCAGTGCAATTGGTTATGGTGTGGGCTCAATGTGGGGTAATGACGAAGAGCCGAAAAATGGCTGGATTAACCAGGATGACAGGAACGGCACGTCTCAGCCTGATTGGTCGGCAGTAATCTCCAAGTTAAAAAAGCAGAAAGCCCAACAATCTGATGGTGTGCAGCCAAAAGACCAGACAGCACAATCATCGGGAGGTTCGGCATCAGACGAAGGAATTGAAAGCCGATGGGGTCAATATTGGGACGCACTTGATAGCACGAAAGAGCTGAAAGATTCCCTCAAGCGCTCTCTTGTGGATTCAGCACCGCATAGTGGGGGCACCGCAGAATTCGTGGGCTCCGGTGGGTTCGCCCTCATCGTCGTGGCATTGTGCCAGCTGATCGTGTCACGAGCCCGACGGTGGTTTATACCCATCGCCGTCACCGGGGCCATGCCACTGACCATTTACACCGCTCACGTTATCATCGTGTTCGCTGTGGGTGGGCCGGCGGGAACAGTTGTCTCCAACCCGCTTTATTGGTCTCTCGTTATCGGCTCAATTGTCTTCGCGAATGTTTGGATGGCGTTTTTCGGACGTGGTCCCTTGGAGCGATTCCCACGGTGGCTGGGAAATAAGGCGGCCACACAGTAG
- the cydC gene encoding thiol reductant ABC exporter subunit CydC, producing the protein MTVDVWARERAVLAGVVTLMSSIALTLVSAWLITRAWQMPPVMNLTVAITSVRALGISRAVFRYIDRLATHDVALTAAANARSQIYHNLVAVPPSTVLGMSRGRLLSFIGPDIDALTDRIVRATIPRRVAIYTGALAVALTATLSLLAAGILAVGLAFSGIVVPWIAVQGEKKASTAQATEDYVTAVDHVLHHAAALSVRGELDEALHHAGDAEQRISSIRGKAHPWSSVSTAMSAASSGFTLIVVVLVAVLASPDHNPQWLAAVALMPLAAFEAVAPLAEASRAVVRSRDAEARLRNVLTINNATEQTTSDYISDDCPVATAQETSPALGTRTSTGRVTANHLVVGWDHPVWEANFDVPPGGRYEIVAPSGTGKTTLLMTLAGLIPPWNGSYSAVGARFIAEDEHIFATTVRDNLAVGSADASESAMREMIDRVGLTQWVENLPRGLDTVLRDGEESLSGGQRRRLIVARALLSDAPILLIDEPTEHVDKKSEKQLLDVLGFGDAVPDSTDDQRTIVMVRHPRSS; encoded by the coding sequence ATGACGGTTGATGTATGGGCTCGTGAACGAGCAGTACTAGCCGGTGTAGTGACGCTGATGTCCTCAATCGCACTGACATTGGTGTCTGCGTGGCTGATTACTCGTGCGTGGCAAATGCCACCAGTTATGAACTTGACTGTCGCTATTACGTCGGTACGTGCTTTAGGAATTTCCCGCGCGGTTTTTCGATACATTGATAGGCTTGCAACCCACGACGTTGCGCTTACAGCTGCAGCGAATGCGCGTAGTCAGATTTATCATAATTTGGTAGCTGTGCCTCCATCCACCGTATTGGGGATGTCGAGAGGTCGCTTACTTAGCTTCATTGGCCCAGACATCGATGCACTCACCGATAGAATCGTACGAGCCACTATTCCGCGACGGGTTGCGATTTATACTGGTGCCCTTGCGGTTGCCCTGACCGCCACGTTATCGCTACTAGCTGCGGGTATTTTGGCTGTAGGTTTGGCCTTCTCAGGAATTGTTGTGCCATGGATCGCGGTTCAGGGTGAAAAGAAAGCCTCAACTGCTCAGGCCACGGAAGACTATGTCACAGCTGTTGACCATGTATTGCATCATGCTGCTGCATTGAGCGTACGTGGTGAACTAGATGAAGCTCTCCACCATGCGGGTGATGCAGAGCAGAGAATTTCGTCGATCCGAGGGAAGGCCCACCCATGGTCATCTGTGTCGACCGCTATGTCAGCCGCGTCATCGGGATTCACACTTATTGTCGTTGTTCTCGTTGCAGTTCTCGCTAGCCCGGACCATAACCCCCAGTGGTTAGCTGCTGTAGCGCTTATGCCCTTGGCTGCCTTCGAAGCTGTCGCTCCACTTGCTGAGGCCTCCCGTGCTGTTGTTCGTTCTCGCGACGCAGAAGCACGGCTGCGTAACGTCCTGACGATTAATAACGCTACCGAGCAAACCACTAGTGATTACATCTCTGATGACTGTCCTGTCGCTACCGCTCAAGAAACTTCCCCGGCCCTCGGTACGAGAACGAGTACTGGTCGCGTAACTGCGAACCATTTAGTTGTCGGGTGGGACCACCCAGTGTGGGAGGCGAACTTTGACGTTCCACCCGGTGGCCGGTACGAGATCGTTGCCCCCTCAGGCACTGGCAAGACCACATTGTTGATGACCTTAGCGGGGCTGATCCCGCCGTGGAATGGAAGCTATTCTGCTGTTGGTGCTCGTTTTATCGCCGAGGATGAACATATTTTCGCAACAACAGTTCGGGACAACTTGGCGGTGGGTTCCGCCGATGCGAGCGAGAGTGCAATGCGCGAGATGATCGACCGAGTGGGGTTGACTCAGTGGGTAGAGAACTTACCGCGCGGCCTTGACACTGTGTTGCGAGATGGCGAGGAATCATTATCAGGTGGTCAGAGGCGTCGTCTTATAGTAGCTCGTGCTTTACTCAGTGATGCCCCCATTCTGCTTATCGACGAACCTACTGAACACGTGGATAAGAAGTCTGAGAAACAGTTACTCGATGTTTTAGGGTTCGGGGATGCTGTGCCGGATTCGACGGACGATCAACGAACGATCGTGATGGTCCGTCACCCACGGTCGTCATAG
- a CDS encoding ABC transporter ATP-binding protein/permease, whose translation MHIFQLAHLSSRARWWVYVSAFLSVVDTVLTVVSGIAVGTLIARAVEPVNHHETMSHHLPSEYPYALFGWLALVVVLRVLVSWARTRLGDAAADSVVSTLRRRLLDHLAHEDPHRVNRSYWHTILTHGLDSFRPYITGFLPAAMASALSTPLVLVAIAWLDFPSALWAAGTIPLIPFFMWLVGTLTQSRTERKLKDLSRLNDQLVDLVAGLPTLVAHGRQHDPELEVRRLASTHKRSTMDVLKLAFLSTFVLEFIATLSVALVAVNIGFRLLGGHISLATGLAILIIVPEVYSPLRDVGTRFHAAQDGITALNAVRTELNSPSPPRPLLPDCDRVSGGGLEVVLDNYSCEGRDGIRPHALSARARPGNLTVLAGPNGSGKSTALMAVLGLGSGSGTAGVCGPDGALPREEVWKNTAFLPQRPVLTEGTMGDTSHLSLGQRQKESFRRSVPGKKLLVLDEPTAHLDEQSAQEMIKDLADLTARGATVLVASHDPLMCEAADRVYDVGAIDHDG comes from the coding sequence ATGCATATATTCCAATTGGCTCACTTAAGCTCTCGGGCACGCTGGTGGGTGTATGTGTCGGCGTTTCTAAGCGTTGTTGATACAGTCCTGACCGTAGTGAGCGGCATAGCGGTGGGGACTTTGATAGCGCGTGCAGTGGAGCCGGTGAATCATCACGAGACGATGTCTCACCATTTACCGTCAGAGTATCCGTATGCTCTTTTCGGCTGGCTAGCGCTTGTCGTCGTATTGCGCGTTCTGGTTAGTTGGGCGAGGACACGATTAGGTGATGCAGCCGCAGATTCGGTGGTCTCAACTCTCCGCCGTCGTCTCTTAGACCACCTTGCTCACGAAGATCCGCACCGAGTTAACCGGTCATACTGGCACACGATATTGACTCATGGGCTAGATTCTTTTCGGCCCTACATAACTGGATTCCTTCCCGCAGCCATGGCTTCTGCTCTATCGACACCTCTGGTTTTGGTAGCTATAGCCTGGTTAGATTTTCCCTCTGCTTTGTGGGCTGCCGGAACAATTCCCCTTATTCCCTTTTTCATGTGGTTGGTGGGGACGCTAACACAATCACGAACCGAACGTAAGCTCAAGGACTTGTCCCGCCTGAACGATCAGCTCGTGGATCTTGTAGCAGGTTTGCCTACTTTGGTTGCCCACGGGAGGCAACATGATCCTGAGCTTGAAGTTCGTCGCCTAGCGAGTACCCACAAGCGGTCAACGATGGACGTCTTGAAATTAGCGTTTCTCTCTACGTTTGTTCTTGAATTTATAGCTACGCTTTCGGTTGCTTTGGTCGCCGTCAACATTGGTTTTAGGCTTTTAGGAGGCCATATTTCCTTGGCTACTGGCCTAGCCATTCTGATCATTGTTCCCGAAGTATATTCTCCGTTGCGGGACGTAGGAACGCGCTTTCACGCAGCTCAGGATGGTATAACAGCACTAAATGCAGTTCGTACGGAACTAAACTCTCCATCGCCGCCACGGCCCCTACTGCCTGATTGCGACCGCGTATCCGGTGGAGGCCTCGAAGTTGTGCTTGACAATTATTCCTGTGAAGGGCGTGACGGTATTCGGCCCCACGCTCTTTCCGCTAGGGCACGACCAGGAAACCTTACAGTGTTAGCCGGTCCCAATGGTTCCGGTAAATCGACGGCCCTCATGGCAGTTTTAGGTCTTGGCAGCGGTAGTGGAACAGCCGGTGTATGTGGGCCCGACGGCGCACTCCCTCGTGAAGAAGTGTGGAAGAACACTGCGTTCCTTCCTCAACGCCCGGTATTGACAGAAGGAACTATGGGTGACACGAGCCACCTTTCCTTGGGGCAGCGCCAAAAGGAATCCTTCCGTCGATCGGTTCCGGGAAAGAAACTTCTTGTTCTCGACGAACCGACTGCTCATCTCGACGAGCAGTCTGCACAGGAAATGATTAAGGACTTGGCCGACTTGACAGCTCGTGGCGCGACAGTGCTGGTGGCTAGTCACGATCCGCTGATGTGCGAAGCAGCGGATCGTGTTTACGATGTGGGGGCGATCGATCATGACGGTTGA